From a region of the Sebaldella sp. S0638 genome:
- a CDS encoding DUF4352 domain-containing protein, with product MKRKKILIAGVIFLVVLAAGSIGYSFFSRNYKKVKTYEVGEKQVKHVRFNKPFFADHFEVTILKTSLTDSLKNDSKILLKKEEGVEYFVIDVKVKNENSESKNLPDSGSILLGEAEYMIEIEENIKLTEAGYGVFSEQIKPGESKESKIVFRIPVEYGDEAIIWDVFGSGVKIRLQ from the coding sequence GTGAAAAGGAAAAAAATCTTGATAGCAGGGGTTATTTTTCTTGTGGTTTTAGCAGCCGGGAGCATAGGTTACAGCTTTTTTTCGAGAAATTATAAAAAAGTGAAAACATATGAAGTAGGTGAAAAGCAGGTAAAGCATGTAAGATTTAACAAGCCTTTTTTTGCTGATCATTTTGAAGTTACTATTCTAAAAACAAGTCTTACTGATTCATTGAAAAACGATTCAAAAATATTGCTGAAAAAAGAGGAGGGTGTAGAGTATTTTGTTATAGATGTAAAAGTCAAAAATGAAAATAGCGAAAGTAAAAATCTGCCTGATTCGGGTAGTATACTTTTGGGTGAAGCCGAATATATGATAGAAATAGAAGAAAATATAAAACTTACCGAAGCCGGCTACGGAGTATTTTCGGAACAGATAAAGCCGGGAGAATCCAAAGAAAGCAAAATTGTATTTAGGATACCTGTAGAATACGGGGATGAAGCAATAATCTGGGATGTATTCGGGAGCGGTGTGAAAATCAGGCTTCAATAA